CGCCCGAGAGCAGAACGACCGCCAGCTTCCGCATCGATCAAATAGCCTGCTGGCGATGGCGCCGGTACAGCCACAACAGGGCCACGGCGGCAATGGTCATCCACAACTTGCCCACCACCTGACCTTGCAAGTAAGCGATGCTGCCGAAGGCCAGCCACAAGAACAGGGCGCTGTCGGCCACCAAACCGACCAGATTGGAAATCGTGACCGCCATCATCCAGTTGCGCTTCCTGAGCGGCGTGTAAACGGCGAAATCGAGCAATTCGGAAACCAGGAAGGCCGCGCCGCTGGCCAGGGCGAATTTCGGCTCGATCGCATAGGAAAGGGCGGCGCCCGCCAGAATGGCGCCAATCGTCCAATTGCGCCCCAGCTTGTCTTGCACCAG
The Alphaproteobacteria bacterium genome window above contains:
- a CDS encoding VUT family protein; protein product: MLALIAYIAVIFLANWAIQTFHLVPVGFGLMAPAGVYFAGLAFTLRDLVQDKLGRNWTIGAILAGAALSYAIEPKFALASGAAFLVSELLDFAVYTPLRKRNWMMAVTISNLVGLVADSALFLWLAFGSIAYLQGQVVGKLWMTIAAVALLWLYRRHRQQAI